The DNA sequence TCGGGTAGTCGTTTCCAGACTTTTAAAACAATTAGAAAATGAAAGTAAAATAAAATTGGGGAGAAATAAAATTGTAGTTATTTAAACTAAGTTGGACTAAACAGAATATGCATTAAAAATACTAAATAATGGAATATATTTTAAACCCATGGCCTTGGTATATATCAGGCCCTTTAATAGCCTTAGTGATGGCACTCCTACTCTATTTTGAGAAGACCTTTGGCATGTCATCAAATCTAAAAACCATGTGTGCAATTGGTGGCGCCGGAAAATTTTCAGATTTTTTTAAATTCAATTGGAAAGAACAATCATGGAATTTAGTGGTTGTACTTGGTGCTATTATTGGTGGGTTTATAGCTGTTCATTATTTATCAAACGACAGTATAACCGATTTAAACCCCAAAACCGTTACAGAGCTTAAAA is a window from the Pseudalgibacter alginicilyticus genome containing:
- a CDS encoding YeeE/YedE family protein, whose product is MEYILNPWPWYISGPLIALVMALLLYFEKTFGMSSNLKTMCAIGGAGKFSDFFKFNWKEQSWNLVVVLGAIIGGFIAVHYLSNDSITDLNPKTVTELKSMGFENSGAALVPNELYDFEALISLKNLLILIIGGLLVGFGTRYADGCTSGHAISGLSSLQKPSLIAVIGFFIGGLIMANLIFPLIFK